One Roseimicrobium gellanilyticum genomic window carries:
- a CDS encoding SPFH domain-containing protein, translated as MNTLALAFSSPVWWPLIPATLVFLYLLLGVVYIGERQVGIVVKRFGMRNLPPGQIIALRGEAGIQADTLTPGLHFFYWVWQYSITRTGLIEVPQDHIALVVAIAGEPIPAGRILGRNVPCNHFQDAREFLTGGGEKGRQNAILTAGTYRINTALFDIITPWNATQRGINPSSLRIYKVEQDLVGIVTTLDGAPIDEGEIAGTLVPGHDNFQDAQSFLDHGGRRGLQEQVLLSGQWNLNPWFAEIEQVHMVEIPIGHVGVVISFVGKAHEDVSGVDFKHGDLVLVGHKGVWVTPLLPGKHPINTRVARVELVPTTNIVLNWATRTEAHAYDAKLNSITVRSRDGFAFNLDVSQIIHIGANEAPRVISRAGSLQNLVDHVLQPLVGNYFRNSAQDYTVLDFLSARSHRQEEAASHIEVALREYDVEAIDTLIGDITPPEALMKTQTDRKIAEEQRKTYEVQEAAETQRQQLVRQTSLADIQQQVVGAEQGVQIAELHARATVRQSEGEAESTRLRAGGESDAIRATGQAKAEAYRVGVDALGSQNYALIQLMQIIGERNVQVVPDVAVTGAQGANGLMDALMALMVRRDVEAAETRKILHN; from the coding sequence ATGAACACACTTGCTCTTGCCTTCAGTTCACCCGTGTGGTGGCCGCTCATCCCGGCCACTCTCGTCTTCCTCTACCTGCTGCTTGGCGTCGTCTACATCGGCGAGCGTCAGGTTGGCATCGTCGTAAAGCGTTTCGGCATGCGGAATCTCCCGCCCGGCCAGATCATCGCCTTGCGCGGTGAGGCCGGTATCCAGGCGGATACACTCACTCCGGGTCTTCACTTCTTCTACTGGGTCTGGCAGTACAGCATCACCCGCACAGGGTTGATTGAGGTGCCCCAGGATCACATTGCCCTTGTGGTCGCCATCGCCGGGGAGCCCATCCCCGCCGGTCGCATCCTTGGTCGTAATGTGCCGTGCAACCACTTCCAGGACGCCCGTGAGTTCCTTACGGGCGGGGGTGAAAAGGGCCGTCAAAACGCCATCCTCACCGCGGGTACCTACCGCATCAATACAGCGTTGTTTGATATCATCACCCCGTGGAATGCGACGCAGCGTGGCATCAATCCCTCCTCCCTGCGCATTTACAAGGTGGAGCAGGACCTCGTGGGCATCGTGACCACGCTTGACGGTGCTCCCATTGATGAAGGCGAAATCGCCGGCACCTTGGTCCCGGGGCACGACAACTTCCAGGATGCGCAGTCTTTCCTGGATCATGGCGGACGTCGTGGTCTGCAGGAGCAGGTGCTGCTCAGCGGTCAGTGGAACCTCAATCCCTGGTTCGCCGAGATCGAGCAGGTGCACATGGTGGAGATTCCCATCGGCCATGTGGGTGTGGTCATCAGCTTCGTGGGCAAGGCGCACGAGGACGTGAGCGGGGTGGACTTCAAGCATGGCGATCTCGTGCTGGTGGGGCACAAGGGCGTGTGGGTCACGCCGCTGCTGCCGGGCAAGCACCCCATCAACACGCGCGTTGCCCGTGTGGAACTCGTGCCGACCACGAACATCGTGCTGAACTGGGCCACGCGGACAGAGGCGCATGCCTATGACGCGAAGCTTAACAGCATCACGGTGCGCTCACGAGACGGCTTCGCCTTCAATCTCGACGTCTCGCAGATCATCCACATCGGTGCCAATGAAGCCCCGCGTGTCATCAGCCGTGCCGGCTCCTTGCAGAACCTCGTGGACCACGTGCTGCAGCCACTGGTGGGAAACTACTTTCGCAATAGCGCGCAGGACTACACCGTGCTGGACTTCCTGAGCGCGCGCAGTCACCGCCAGGAGGAAGCCGCGAGCCATATTGAGGTGGCCCTGCGCGAGTATGACGTCGAAGCCATCGACACCCTGATAGGAGACATCACACCACCCGAGGCCCTGATGAAGACGCAAACGGACCGCAAGATCGCGGAGGAGCAGCGCAAGACCTATGAGGTGCAGGAGGCCGCCGAGACGCAGCGCCAGCAGCTCGTGCGCCAGACGTCATTAGCGGACATCCAGCAGCAGGTGGTGGGTGCCGAGCAGGGTGTGCAGATCGCCGAGCTCCATGCCCGCGCCACCGTGCGCCAGAGCGAAGGTGAGGCAGAGAGCACCAGATTGCGTGCCGGTGGTGAGTCGGATGCCATCCGTGCCACCGGCCAGGCCAAGGCGGAAGCGTACCGTGTGGGTGTGGACGCGTTGGGTTCCCAGAACTACGCCTTGATCCAGCTCATGCAGATCATCGGCGAACGGAATGTGCAGGTGGTGCCCGACGTGGCGGTGACCGGGGCCCAAGGCGCCAATGGCCTCATGGATGCCCT
- the murI gene encoding glutamate racemase: MSESPLPTPLSSHPIGVFDSGYGGLSVLRELRRVLPNEDYIYLGDSGRAPYGGRDLATVLDFAEQCVDLLFAEGCRVVVVACHTVSCVALRHLQQLHAGTDRRILGVTIPAAENAVAVSKGHIGFLGTRRTVSSHTFRTEVAKLDSHVKVTEVAAPLLAPIVEEGWEDSDIARLSVEQYLSQVGDVDTLVLGCTHYPLLRAVFEQSLPKEVHLLDPAPYVALRLVDWFGRHPEFRSQGTGKLRVLSSGDTVRFAKNATRFLGSVPPLIEHVAERNGRLIFSPEGEEPTGQFVRVV; this comes from the coding sequence ATGTCTGAATCCCCTCTCCCCACTCCCCTCAGCAGTCATCCCATCGGTGTTTTTGACAGCGGGTATGGCGGCTTGAGCGTGTTGCGGGAGTTGCGCCGTGTGCTGCCCAATGAGGACTACATCTACCTCGGCGACAGTGGCCGCGCTCCCTACGGCGGACGCGATCTCGCCACGGTGCTGGACTTCGCGGAGCAGTGCGTGGACTTGCTGTTCGCCGAAGGCTGTCGTGTCGTGGTGGTAGCCTGCCACACCGTTTCCTGTGTGGCGCTGCGTCATCTCCAGCAACTGCATGCTGGCACGGATCGCCGCATCCTTGGCGTGACCATTCCCGCAGCGGAGAATGCCGTGGCAGTGAGCAAGGGCCACATCGGTTTCCTCGGCACGCGACGCACGGTGTCTTCACACACGTTCCGCACGGAGGTGGCGAAGCTCGACTCCCACGTGAAGGTGACAGAAGTCGCCGCACCGCTGCTCGCACCGATTGTGGAAGAAGGCTGGGAGGACAGCGACATCGCGCGCCTTTCCGTGGAGCAGTATCTTTCCCAAGTGGGTGATGTGGACACGCTCGTACTGGGCTGCACACACTACCCGCTGCTGCGTGCGGTGTTTGAGCAGAGTCTTCCCAAGGAGGTGCACCTGCTGGATCCCGCGCCGTATGTGGCCCTGCGACTGGTGGACTGGTTCGGGCGGCATCCGGAGTTTCGCAGTCAGGGTACCGGCAAGCTGCGTGTGCTCTCCTCCGGTGACACCGTGCGGTTTGCGAAGAACGCCACACGGTTCCTCGGCTCGGTGCCGCCACTGATTGAGCACGTGGCGGAGAGGAATGGCAGGCTGATTTTCTCTCCTGAGGGAGAAGAGCCGACGGGGCAGTTTGTGCGGGTGGTGTAA
- a CDS encoding N-acetylmuramoyl-L-alanine amidase — protein sequence MTSLDMHIHTMSGKCRGLLCAFALVLLLATRSFAAVVVIDAGHGGSDRGTRWNGLSEKNLTLDVAKRVETILKRNGVTTVMTRRTDRAVALESRAAIANRYRNSLFVSIHFNSTRLTAIKGIETYYRSDRGRKVAYTIQQSLISKVSANNRGIKRGNYAVLKHTRGTAVLVECGFISNKAEASRCGSAAHRQKLAEAIARGILRSR from the coding sequence ATGACATCTCTGGACATGCACATCCACACCATGTCGGGGAAGTGTCGGGGCCTCTTGTGTGCCTTTGCGTTGGTGCTGTTGCTGGCAACGCGATCTTTCGCGGCGGTTGTAGTCATCGATGCGGGGCATGGTGGCTCGGATCGTGGTACGCGTTGGAATGGCCTTTCGGAAAAGAATCTCACGCTCGATGTCGCGAAGCGAGTGGAGACCATCCTGAAACGAAACGGTGTGACGACTGTGATGACGCGCAGAACGGATCGTGCGGTGGCTCTGGAGTCACGAGCGGCCATCGCGAACCGCTACCGCAATTCGCTCTTTGTCAGCATTCACTTCAATTCCACACGCCTTACGGCCATCAAAGGCATTGAGACCTATTACCGCAGTGATCGTGGACGCAAGGTTGCCTACACGATTCAGCAGTCTCTGATCAGCAAGGTCTCGGCGAACAATCGCGGCATCAAGCGGGGGAACTACGCCGTGCTGAAGCACACCCGCGGCACCGCCGTGCTCGTGGAGTGCGGATTCATCAGCAACAAGGCCGAAGCCAGTCGCTGCGGCAGCGCGGCGCATCGGCAGAAGCTCGCCGAGGCGATTGCGCGGGGGATACTAAGGTCTCGGTAG
- a CDS encoding LysM peptidoglycan-binding domain-containing protein has translation MLRFWKNPHSAAACAAAVALMLSLSSCSSNKIEGIPSNLPKITLHGNTSTPSHSLSKEDYPFDSSGRYMSDWAAAGERRAGRSAGATSADVSKWSGSYGGAATGKKRTVAKTSSSKSKSGSKSKVASSSKKGGGRSYTVKKGDTLSAIASRNSTSVAKLKAANGMSSDFLSIGKVLRIP, from the coding sequence ATGTTGAGATTTTGGAAGAATCCCCATTCTGCAGCTGCCTGCGCCGCTGCGGTGGCGCTCATGCTTTCGCTCAGTTCCTGCAGCTCGAACAAGATTGAAGGCATCCCCAGCAACCTCCCCAAAATCACCTTGCACGGGAACACCTCGACACCGTCGCATAGCCTTTCGAAGGAAGACTATCCCTTCGATTCGAGCGGGCGTTACATGTCAGACTGGGCCGCGGCTGGAGAGCGCCGGGCCGGGAGATCTGCCGGCGCCACGAGCGCGGATGTGAGCAAGTGGAGCGGCTCCTATGGCGGTGCTGCCACGGGCAAGAAACGCACGGTGGCGAAGACCTCCAGCAGCAAGTCCAAGTCGGGCTCGAAGTCCAAGGTGGCCTCTTCCTCCAAGAAGGGTGGCGGCCGCTCCTACACGGTGAAGAAGGGCGACACGCTCTCGGCCATTGCCTCACGGAACTCCACTTCCGTGGCCAAGCTCAAGGCTGCCAATGGGATGTCTTCCGATTTCCTGAGCATTGGCAAAGTGCTGCGCATTCCCTAG
- a CDS encoding aminopeptidase, protein MQDPRIDQLARQLIRYSTSVQKGDRVLLDIYDAPNTITLALIRQVVAAKAIPVVKLHDTVVTRELMKHADPEGYEMLCKNNLDLMKEIDAYIAVRGSHNITEMSDVPADKMKLVMEKMRPVINERVNNTRWCVLRWPTSAMAQQAGMSTEAFEDFFFKVCLLDYKSLMPAMTALKKLMDKTNKVHIKGPGTDLRFSLKGLKAIACGGTHNIPDGEVFTAPVKDSVEGVLSYNAPTVYQGIAFDNVKLEFSQGKIVKATANNTKAINKILDSDEGARYIGEFAIGFNREIREPMRDILFDEKIAGSFHFTPGQAYEGVADNGNRSQVHWDLVCIQRPDYGGGEIWFDDKCIRKNGKFLPRELQKLN, encoded by the coding sequence ATGCAAGACCCGCGCATCGACCAGCTCGCACGCCAGCTCATCCGCTACTCCACCAGTGTGCAAAAAGGGGACCGGGTGCTCCTGGACATCTATGATGCGCCGAACACGATCACCCTGGCGCTCATCCGCCAGGTGGTCGCCGCCAAGGCTATTCCCGTCGTGAAGCTGCATGACACCGTGGTGACCCGCGAGCTCATGAAGCACGCGGACCCCGAAGGTTACGAGATGCTCTGCAAGAACAACCTCGATCTCATGAAGGAGATCGACGCGTACATCGCGGTGCGTGGCAGCCACAACATCACCGAGATGTCGGATGTGCCGGCGGACAAGATGAAGCTGGTCATGGAAAAGATGCGTCCCGTGATCAACGAGCGCGTGAACAACACCCGCTGGTGTGTGCTGCGCTGGCCCACCTCCGCCATGGCCCAGCAGGCCGGCATGAGCACAGAGGCCTTCGAGGACTTCTTCTTCAAGGTTTGCCTCCTGGATTACAAGTCGCTGATGCCCGCCATGACCGCGCTGAAGAAGCTCATGGACAAGACCAACAAGGTCCACATCAAGGGACCGGGCACCGATCTGCGCTTCAGCCTGAAGGGACTCAAGGCCATCGCCTGTGGTGGCACGCACAACATTCCTGATGGCGAGGTCTTCACTGCGCCCGTGAAGGACAGTGTGGAGGGTGTCCTGAGCTACAACGCACCGACCGTGTACCAGGGTATCGCCTTCGACAACGTGAAGCTCGAGTTCAGCCAGGGCAAGATTGTGAAGGCGACCGCGAACAACACCAAGGCCATCAACAAGATTCTCGACAGCGACGAAGGCGCCCGCTACATCGGCGAGTTCGCCATCGGCTTCAATCGCGAGATCCGCGAGCCCATGCGTGACATCCTCTTCGACGAGAAGATCGCCGGTTCCTTCCACTTCACGCCCGGCCAGGCGTATGAAGGGGTGGCGGACAATGGCAACCGCAGCCAGGTGCACTGGGACCTCGTGTGCATCCAGCGCCCAGACTACGGCGGCGGTGAGATTTGGTTCGATGACAAGTGCATTCGCAAGAACGGAAAGTTTCTTCCGCGTGAGTTGCAAAAGTTGAACTGA
- a CDS encoding prolyl oligopeptidase family serine peptidase, whose amino-acid sequence MRRILPSLLPCLAALCLGSAPLGAESPVLPVVENPDMVVYQHDVVYGHKDGMALIFDVVQPPKANGGAIMSIQSGGWYSGWRDSRQMFPALQPLLAKGFTVFVVWHGSSPRYPVPDAVADVRRASRFIHANASRWGIDPNRIGAYGGSAGGHLALMLATTGDDGDPKAKDPVLQASSRIAASVSLYPPTDLRKWTTEPPEEIRKHPNLKPSLTFDAKLEPEVSPILHVDAKDAAVLLIHGDKDLLVPISHSTNIMPVLQEQKVPAKLVTIEGAAHGFNKEQNVIVVQEMVDWFVKYLGKAAGA is encoded by the coding sequence TTGCGCCGAATCCTCCCCTCCCTCCTTCCCTGCCTGGCTGCCCTATGTCTGGGCAGCGCGCCCCTTGGTGCCGAATCCCCTGTGCTTCCGGTCGTGGAGAATCCGGACATGGTCGTCTACCAGCACGATGTGGTCTACGGCCACAAGGACGGCATGGCACTCATCTTCGATGTGGTGCAGCCCCCAAAGGCCAATGGCGGCGCCATCATGAGCATCCAGAGCGGGGGCTGGTACTCCGGCTGGCGCGACTCCAGACAGATGTTCCCCGCCCTGCAACCTCTCCTGGCGAAGGGATTCACCGTCTTCGTGGTCTGGCACGGAAGCTCGCCGCGCTATCCCGTGCCGGATGCGGTGGCCGATGTGCGCCGTGCCTCCCGCTTCATCCATGCCAATGCCAGCCGCTGGGGCATCGACCCGAATCGGATCGGCGCCTACGGCGGCAGTGCGGGCGGACACCTTGCACTGATGCTCGCCACCACGGGTGACGATGGGGATCCCAAGGCGAAAGATCCCGTCTTGCAGGCCAGCAGCCGCATCGCCGCTTCCGTTTCGCTGTATCCGCCCACAGACCTGCGCAAGTGGACCACCGAGCCGCCCGAAGAGATTCGCAAGCATCCGAACCTCAAGCCCTCACTCACCTTCGACGCAAAGCTGGAGCCTGAGGTCTCCCCGATTCTGCATGTGGATGCGAAAGACGCCGCTGTACTGCTCATCCACGGCGACAAGGACCTGCTGGTACCCATCTCTCACAGCACGAACATCATGCCGGTGCTGCAGGAGCAGAAGGTCCCTGCGAAGCTCGTGACCATCGAAGGCGCCGCCCATGGATTTAACAAGGAGCAGAATGTGATCGTGGTGCAGGAGATGGTGGATTGGTTTGTGAAGTATTTGGGGAAGGCTGCGGGGGCATAA
- a CDS encoding DNA polymerase Y family protein codes for MIPRDVIIDLDCFFASVEQELRPELRGRPVGIVPVVAESTSCIAASKEAKKFGIKTGTRVREARQLHPDVVLVESRPALYLEFHRRFLTALEVFMPVAEVMSIDEVWCRLPDHVKTPEDAAKFFQRVKETLRAQMGEVVTCSVGMAPNRFLAKLASDMGKPNGFTLIQKPDLPQCLHRLKLRDFCGIGRNMERRLNDHGITTVAQLTSASRETLHAVWGSINGFHMYHWLRGEVTELPPTQRRTIGHSHILPTKLRNEIGVRAVSHRLLQKAATRLRKLDMYASGLQAFIKYEDKQEWTREIRFTETQDSFVFLDALEKLWEHRPRKGGIPPQATGVTFAPLIPASRVTPDLLLHNPAHEKICQAMDMLNRRLGKNTVTFGGALGALEYAPMRIAFTRIPDQETEG; via the coding sequence GTGATTCCGCGAGATGTCATCATCGACCTCGATTGCTTCTTCGCTTCGGTGGAGCAGGAACTACGTCCGGAGCTGAGGGGGCGTCCCGTCGGTATTGTGCCGGTGGTCGCGGAGTCCACCTCCTGCATCGCCGCCAGCAAGGAGGCGAAGAAATTCGGCATCAAGACCGGCACACGGGTGCGGGAGGCGCGGCAACTGCACCCGGACGTGGTGCTCGTGGAGTCGCGACCCGCCTTATACCTGGAGTTCCACCGCCGCTTCCTCACTGCGCTGGAAGTCTTCATGCCGGTGGCCGAGGTCATGTCCATCGACGAAGTCTGGTGCCGCCTTCCGGACCACGTCAAAACACCGGAAGACGCCGCGAAGTTCTTCCAGCGCGTGAAGGAGACCCTGCGTGCCCAGATGGGCGAGGTGGTGACGTGTTCTGTGGGCATGGCTCCGAATCGTTTCCTGGCCAAGCTCGCCTCAGACATGGGCAAGCCGAATGGCTTCACGCTCATCCAGAAGCCCGACCTCCCACAATGCCTGCATCGCCTGAAGCTGCGCGACTTCTGCGGCATTGGCCGGAACATGGAGCGGCGTCTCAATGATCACGGCATCACCACCGTGGCCCAGCTCACCTCGGCGTCGCGTGAAACCCTGCATGCCGTGTGGGGCAGCATCAATGGCTTCCACATGTATCACTGGCTGCGCGGCGAAGTGACCGAGCTGCCGCCCACGCAGCGCCGCACCATCGGCCACTCCCATATCCTGCCCACAAAGCTGCGCAACGAAATCGGCGTGCGCGCCGTGTCGCATCGTCTTCTGCAAAAAGCCGCCACCCGCCTGCGGAAGCTGGACATGTACGCCTCCGGCTTGCAGGCCTTCATCAAGTACGAGGACAAGCAGGAGTGGACCCGCGAGATCCGCTTCACAGAAACGCAGGACTCCTTTGTGTTTCTGGATGCGTTGGAAAAACTCTGGGAACACCGTCCCCGAAAAGGCGGTATCCCACCACAGGCCACCGGCGTGACCTTCGCACCTCTCATTCCCGCCTCACGCGTGACACCGGACCTGCTCCTGCACAATCCCGCCCACGAGAAAATCTGCCAGGCCATGGACATGCTGAACCGGCGCCTCGGGAAGAATACCGTCACCTTCGGCGGGGCCCTCGGCGCCTTGGAATACGCGCCCATGCGCATCGCCTTCACGCGGATTCCGGATCAGGAGACGGAGGGGTGA
- a CDS encoding APC family permease: MPDDHSSTGPKLKQTLGFWQVALYGLGSMLGAGIYTLIGRAADSLGNAVWLAFAAAMVAALLTGLSYACVGSRCPRAAGAAYVSQRAYGRAWLTYVVGIAVMMSGLTSMGTGAQAILEQAEKFHAFRWDTEAWKSGDVRWDIKLLAIGVVFIIGSVIYRGIRESMWVNILCTIVEASGLIFILAVGIPWWGSVNYLEIPPAKSGAESILALVVLQGAVLTFYSFIGFEDILNVSEEVKDAPRNLPRGLVVAMMASTVIYMAVAITAVSVVPWEKLASSKSPLVDVAAAAAPWFANVDKVFAVVAIFAIGNTALLNYLMGSRLIYGMSAQGLLPAWIGRIHPKRRTPHVAVVVLFLIVTTLILMADVKQLAESTSLLLLMVFTVVNVALVILKRRKGEPKGKFEVPVAVPILGALVCATLIVVRVKQAFDSSNVAAQRAPLIAGVIIAIGLVLYLVLKPKHVVLDEDAVD, translated from the coding sequence ATGCCGGACGACCACTCCTCCACAGGACCGAAGCTCAAGCAAACCCTCGGCTTCTGGCAGGTGGCCCTCTATGGACTGGGCTCGATGTTGGGCGCGGGGATTTATACTCTGATTGGGCGGGCTGCTGATTCGCTGGGGAATGCGGTGTGGCTGGCGTTTGCTGCTGCCATGGTCGCCGCCTTGTTGACTGGTCTTAGCTACGCGTGTGTCGGGAGCCGTTGTCCTCGCGCTGCGGGTGCCGCCTACGTCTCCCAGCGTGCTTATGGAAGAGCATGGCTCACGTATGTCGTCGGCATTGCTGTGATGATGAGCGGTCTCACGAGCATGGGTACTGGCGCGCAGGCGATCCTTGAGCAGGCGGAAAAGTTCCACGCATTTCGTTGGGATACTGAAGCATGGAAGTCAGGCGATGTTCGATGGGACATCAAATTGCTTGCCATCGGGGTGGTATTCATCATTGGCAGCGTCATCTATCGCGGCATTCGGGAGAGCATGTGGGTGAATATCCTCTGCACCATTGTCGAGGCCAGCGGTCTCATATTCATCCTCGCAGTGGGCATTCCTTGGTGGGGATCCGTGAATTACCTGGAGATTCCTCCCGCCAAATCAGGTGCGGAGAGCATTCTGGCACTGGTGGTATTGCAGGGAGCGGTGCTTACCTTCTATTCGTTTATCGGATTTGAGGACATTTTAAATGTAAGCGAGGAAGTGAAAGATGCCCCGCGAAATCTTCCTCGCGGACTCGTGGTGGCAATGATGGCATCGACTGTCATCTATATGGCAGTGGCCATCACAGCGGTGTCGGTGGTGCCATGGGAAAAGCTGGCCAGCAGCAAATCGCCGCTCGTGGACGTGGCTGCGGCTGCGGCGCCATGGTTCGCCAATGTGGACAAGGTGTTCGCCGTAGTCGCGATTTTCGCCATCGGCAATACAGCCCTGCTGAACTATCTGATGGGATCGAGATTGATCTACGGCATGAGTGCTCAAGGGCTCCTTCCGGCATGGATCGGACGCATTCATCCCAAGCGCAGAACTCCACACGTTGCGGTGGTTGTTCTCTTCCTGATTGTAACCACGCTCATCTTGATGGCCGACGTGAAGCAACTGGCGGAATCCACTTCGCTTCTCCTGTTGATGGTTTTCACCGTGGTGAACGTGGCTCTGGTTATTCTGAAGCGTCGCAAAGGAGAGCCGAAGGGGAAGTTCGAAGTACCCGTGGCAGTGCCCATCTTGGGCGCTCTGGTTTGTGCGACATTGATTGTCGTTCGGGTGAAGCAGGCTTTTGACAGCAGCAACGTCGCAGCGCAACGGGCACCCCTCATCGCCGGCGTCATCATCGCAATCGGCTTGGTGCTTTATCTCGTGCTCAAGCCCAAGCACGTCGTGCTGGACGAGGACGCGGTCGATTGA
- the rlmN gene encoding 23S rRNA (adenine(2503)-C(2))-methyltransferase RlmN, with amino-acid sequence MSSTPAIPPSLLATTPEELVPMLAEWNEKPFRAKQIMEWVYRKRTETFEEMSSLSKPLQAALAERFSLRTMKYARVEGSEDTTRKYLFKLHDGRFIETVLIPASMGLLGGRSDRRTLCVSSQVGCAYDCKFCASGLAGFTRNLTAGEIVEQVVQVEKLAGVRVDNLVFMGMGEPMANYTNVTKAITILNAQWGMNIGARHMTVSTSGLAPQIKKLADFPLQVRIAISLHGASDPVRDRIMPVNRKYPLAELFEALEYWNEKKKQYITFEFILIKDVNDSREQANLLGEVAARLNAKVNLIPYNTVEGLPWVRPSEKVQKLFRDTVASYDVMATLRTEKGHDIAAACGQLRLKQETADGIIDSAIPEQRKTIAAGV; translated from the coding sequence ATGTCGTCCACCCCTGCCATTCCCCCGTCCCTGCTAGCCACCACTCCTGAGGAACTGGTGCCCATGCTCGCGGAGTGGAATGAGAAGCCCTTCCGCGCGAAGCAGATCATGGAGTGGGTTTACCGGAAGCGCACGGAAACGTTTGAGGAGATGTCCAGCCTCTCCAAGCCGCTGCAGGCTGCACTGGCCGAGCGCTTCAGCCTGCGCACGATGAAGTACGCGCGGGTGGAAGGTTCCGAAGACACGACGCGGAAGTACCTCTTCAAGCTGCATGACGGCCGCTTCATCGAGACCGTGCTCATCCCGGCCTCCATGGGCCTGCTCGGTGGCCGCTCCGATCGCCGCACGCTGTGTGTGTCTTCGCAGGTGGGCTGCGCCTATGACTGCAAATTCTGTGCGAGCGGCCTCGCAGGATTCACGCGCAATCTGACCGCGGGTGAAATCGTGGAGCAGGTCGTGCAGGTGGAAAAGCTCGCCGGCGTACGCGTGGACAATCTCGTCTTCATGGGCATGGGCGAGCCGATGGCGAACTACACGAATGTCACCAAGGCCATCACGATTCTGAATGCTCAGTGGGGCATGAACATCGGTGCCCGTCACATGACGGTGAGCACCAGCGGCCTCGCTCCGCAGATCAAGAAGCTCGCTGACTTTCCGCTCCAGGTTCGCATTGCCATCTCCTTGCACGGTGCCAGCGACCCTGTGCGCGACCGCATCATGCCGGTGAATCGCAAGTACCCGCTCGCTGAGCTCTTCGAGGCGCTGGAGTACTGGAATGAGAAAAAGAAGCAGTACATCACCTTTGAGTTCATCCTCATCAAGGACGTGAACGATTCCCGCGAGCAGGCGAATCTCCTCGGGGAAGTCGCGGCGCGTCTCAATGCGAAGGTGAATCTCATCCCGTACAACACCGTTGAAGGTCTCCCCTGGGTGCGACCGAGTGAGAAGGTGCAGAAACTCTTCCGCGACACCGTGGCGTCCTATGATGTGATGGCCACGCTCCGCACGGAGAAGGGGCACGACATCGCGGCGGCGTGTGGCCAGCTTCGCCTGAAGCAGGAAACCGCGGATGGCATCATCGACAGCGCCATTCCAGAGCAGCGCAAGACGATTGCGGCAGGTGTGTAG
- a CDS encoding NAD-dependent epimerase/dehydratase family protein — protein MRVLVTGACGFVGSRILRRLRESTEGWTLLGMDNLCRMGSERNRPVLKDLGVGFFHGDVRCASDFDNLPPVDWVIDAAANPSVLAGVDGLSSSRQVIEHNLQGTVNMLEFCRRQSAGFVLLSTSRVYGVGPLASLPVAQKGSRFVLDEEQSLPVGVSARGVTEDFSTTPPLSLYGVSKKMSEDLALEYASAFDLPVHINRCGVMAGAGQFGRADQGIVAFWIHSWRESRRLRYLGFGGKGWQVRDVVHPDDVAGLVFSQIQQGEAEDRPRVLNVAGGPESTFSLAELSAWCEQHFGYRNEVQEDGSERPFDIAWLALDDSKARSLWGWQPEIRRDAIFSEVAKFAEANPDWMHLSS, from the coding sequence ATGAGAGTATTGGTCACAGGAGCTTGTGGATTTGTCGGAAGCCGGATTCTGCGCCGTCTGCGGGAGAGCACGGAGGGCTGGACCCTGCTGGGCATGGACAATCTCTGCCGCATGGGCAGTGAGCGGAACCGCCCTGTGCTGAAGGACCTCGGCGTGGGTTTCTTCCACGGCGACGTGCGCTGTGCCAGTGACTTCGACAACCTGCCGCCCGTGGACTGGGTCATCGACGCCGCGGCGAACCCGAGCGTGTTGGCTGGTGTGGATGGCCTGAGCAGCAGTCGCCAGGTCATCGAGCACAACCTCCAGGGTACGGTGAACATGCTGGAGTTCTGCCGCCGCCAGTCGGCGGGCTTTGTGCTGCTGAGCACCAGCCGCGTGTATGGCGTAGGACCGCTCGCCTCCCTGCCAGTTGCGCAGAAGGGCAGCCGCTTTGTGCTGGATGAAGAGCAAAGCTTGCCGGTTGGCGTCTCCGCTCGGGGCGTGACGGAGGACTTCTCCACCACGCCGCCCCTCTCTCTTTATGGCGTGAGCAAGAAGATGAGCGAGGATCTGGCGCTGGAATACGCGAGCGCCTTCGACCTCCCCGTGCACATCAACCGCTGCGGCGTCATGGCCGGTGCAGGCCAGTTTGGCCGGGCAGACCAGGGCATCGTGGCCTTCTGGATTCACTCCTGGCGGGAGAGTCGGCGTCTCCGGTACCTTGGCTTCGGCGGGAAGGGGTGGCAGGTTCGGGATGTGGTTCATCCCGATGATGTTGCGGGCCTTGTGTTCAGCCAGATCCAGCAGGGTGAGGCGGAGGACCGGCCTCGGGTGCTGAATGTGGCCGGCGGCCCGGAGAGCACCTTCTCCCTGGCGGAGCTCAGCGCCTGGTGTGAGCAGCACTTTGGTTATCGCAATGAGGTTCAGGAGGATGGGAGTGAGCGCCCCTTCGACATTGCCTGGCTGGCGCTGGATGACAGCAAGGCCCGCTCCCTCTGGGGATGGCAGCCGGAAATCCGCCGCGACGCCATCTTTTCCGAGGTGGCGAAATTTGCGGAGGCCAATCCGGACTGGATGCACCTCTCCTCCTGA